The following proteins come from a genomic window of Chiloscyllium plagiosum isolate BGI_BamShark_2017 unplaced genomic scaffold, ASM401019v2 scaf_80143, whole genome shotgun sequence:
- the LOC122546247 gene encoding gastrula zinc finger protein XlCGF7.1-like, with protein MEKPLECEDCGKRFRCQSELQVHQRNHTGEKPFTCSVCGKGFTASSKLGIHQQVHSEERPFKCTECGKQFKSARLLVCHKTVHTSERPFSCSDCEMRFKCSSNLSRHRRVHTGERPFTCSTCGIGFPRSSHLLKHQQVHTKQRPFTCSSCKKSFKTNNGLELHKLTHAQKRPFICSVCGKGFTQSTHLLTHQRVHSDERPFKCPDCGKCYKSAGDLMCHQQIHTEEKPFRCSRCGIGYKRSGHLHKHQQLHTGE; from the coding sequence ATGGAGAAACCATTGGAATGTGAGGACTGTGGGAAGAGATTCAGATGCCAGTCTGAACTGCAAGTTCATCAACGCAACCACAccggggagaaaccattcacctgctcagtgtgtggaaAGGGGTTCACTGCCTCATCCAAACTTGGGATCCATCAGCAAGTTCACTCTGAGGagagaccatttaaatgcacCGAGTGTGGGAAGCAGTTTAAAAGTGCGAGGTTGCTGGTGTGTCATAAAACTGTCCACACCAGCGAGAGACCATTCAGCTGCTCTGACTGTGAGATGCGGTTCAAGTGCTCATCGAACCTGAGCAGACACCggcgggttcacactggggagaggccattcacctgcagCACGTGTGGGATAGGATTCCCTCGGTCATCTCACCTGCTGAAacaccaacaagttcacaccaagcAGAGACCTTTTACATGTTCAAGTTGTAAGAAGAGCTTCAAAACCAACAACGGGCTTGAGCTACATAAGCTGACTCATGCCCAGAAAAGACCATTCAtttgctcagtgtgtgggaaggggtttACTCAGTCAACCCACCTGCTCacacaccagcgggttcacagtgacgagagaccttttaaatgcccagactgtgggaagtgctATAAAAGTGCCGGAGACCTCATGTGCCATCAACAAATTCACACTGAGGAGAAACCATTCAGGTGCTCTCGCTGTGGGATTGGGTACAAGAGATCAGGTCACCTGCACAAACACCAGCAACTTCACACTGGGGAATGA